The Pantoea nemavictus genome includes a region encoding these proteins:
- the ridA gene encoding 2-iminobutanoate/2-iminopropanoate deaminase: MSREISTTNAPAAIGPYVQGVDLGSMIITSGQIPVNPATGAVADDVSAQARQSLENVQAIVEAAGLKVGDIVKTTVFVKDLNDFATVNATYEAFFTEHNASFPARSCVEVARLPKDVKIEIEAIAVRR, from the coding sequence ATGTCTCGCGAAATCAGTACTACAAACGCACCCGCAGCGATTGGCCCTTACGTACAGGGCGTGGATCTCGGCAGCATGATCATCACCTCTGGCCAGATTCCGGTTAATCCTGCTACCGGCGCCGTGGCCGACGATGTGTCTGCTCAGGCGCGTCAGTCACTGGAAAATGTGCAGGCGATTGTGGAAGCTGCAGGCCTGAAAGTGGGCGACATTGTGAAAACTACCGTGTTCGTCAAAGATCTGAATGATTTCGCCACGGTAAACGCGACTTATGAAGCGTTCTTTACCGAGCATAACGCCAGCTTCCCGGCGCGCTCCTGTGTGGAAGTGGCGCGTCTGCCGAAAGATGTGAAGATTGAGATCGAGGCGATCGCGGTACGTCGTTGA
- the pyrI gene encoding aspartate carbamoyltransferase regulatory subunit, with amino-acid sequence MTHDNKLQVEAIKRGTVIDHIPAQVGFKLLSLFRLTETDQRITIGLNLPSGEMGRKDLIKIENTFLTDDQINQLAVYAPLATVNRIDEYEVVAKIAPTLPDRIDRVLTCPNSNCISRNEPVFTSFAVKKREDDVHLKCKYCEKEFARHVVLGHW; translated from the coding sequence ATGACTCACGATAATAAATTGCAGGTTGAAGCCATCAAGCGCGGCACGGTGATTGACCATATCCCGGCGCAGGTTGGCTTTAAGTTACTGTCCCTGTTTCGCCTGACCGAAACCGATCAGCGCATCACCATCGGCCTCAATTTGCCCTCGGGTGAAATGGGGCGCAAGGATCTGATCAAAATCGAGAATACCTTCCTGACCGACGATCAGATCAACCAGCTAGCGGTGTATGCGCCGCTCGCCACGGTGAACCGCATTGACGAGTACGAAGTGGTGGCGAAGATCGCCCCAACTTTGCCGGATCGTATCGACCGCGTGCTGACCTGCCCGAACAGTAACTGCATCAGCCGTAACGAGCCGGTATTTACCAGCTTTGCGGTGAAAAAGCGCGAAGATGATGTGCATCTGAAGTGCAAATATTGCGAGAAAGAGTTCGCGCGCCACGTGGTGCTCGGTCACTGGTAA
- the pyrB gene encoding aspartate carbamoyltransferase, whose product MANPLYRKHIISINDLNRDELELVLHTAAQLKAHPQPELLKHNVIASCFFEASTRTRLSFETAMHRLGASVVGFADGSNTSLGKKGETLADTISVIGTYVDAIVMRHPQEGAARLATEFSGGVPILNAGDGANQHPTQTLLDLFTIRETQHRLDNLNVAMVGDLKYGRTVHSLTQALAKFDGNRFFFIAPDALAMPSYITDMLDEQNIAWSRHDTIEEVMPQLDILYMTRVQKERLDPSEYANVKAQFILRAADLAGARDNMKVLHPLPRIDEITTDVDSTPHAWYFQQAGNGIFARQALLALVLNSELAL is encoded by the coding sequence GCGACGAGCTGGAGCTGGTGCTGCATACCGCCGCCCAGCTGAAAGCCCATCCCCAGCCGGAGTTGCTGAAGCATAACGTTATCGCCAGCTGCTTCTTTGAAGCCTCAACGCGCACGCGCTTGTCGTTTGAAACGGCGATGCATCGTCTCGGCGCGTCGGTGGTGGGGTTCGCTGATGGCAGCAACACTTCGCTTGGCAAGAAAGGCGAAACCCTCGCCGATACCATTTCGGTGATTGGTACCTACGTGGATGCCATCGTGATGCGTCATCCGCAGGAAGGCGCGGCGCGTCTGGCGACCGAATTTTCCGGCGGCGTTCCAATACTTAATGCCGGTGACGGCGCGAACCAGCATCCGACGCAAACGCTGCTCGATCTCTTCACCATCCGCGAAACGCAACATCGCCTCGATAACCTGAATGTGGCGATGGTCGGCGACCTGAAATATGGCCGTACCGTGCATTCACTGACGCAGGCGCTGGCGAAATTTGACGGCAACCGTTTCTTCTTTATCGCGCCCGATGCGCTGGCGATGCCGTCGTACATCACCGATATGCTGGATGAGCAGAATATTGCCTGGTCGCGCCATGACACCATTGAAGAAGTGATGCCACAACTCGACATTCTCTACATGACGCGCGTGCAGAAAGAGCGCCTCGATCCGTCGGAATATGCCAATGTCAAAGCGCAATTCATCCTGCGCGCCGCCGATTTAGCGGGTGCGCGCGACAACATGAAAGTGCTGCATCCGCTGCCACGCATCGACGAGATCACCACCGACGTGGATAGCACGCCGCATGCCTGGTATTTCCAGCAGGCCGGTAACGGCATCTTCGCCCGCCAGGCACTGCTGGCACTGGTATTGAATAGCGAACTGGCACTGTAA